Part of the Nicotiana sylvestris chromosome 2, ASM39365v2, whole genome shotgun sequence genome, TTATTTGAATTGGATTTCTTCATTGAAAGTGGAGAAAATGGATAGTAAACATCTGTATTATCTTCAATTTGAACCAGATTactttagaaaaatgaaaaatggaagatattggaaaaggaaaaaaaaaatccatTTAACCGTTGGATAAGTTTTATTAAATCTGGACCCTTAAAATACACAATCAGATATACAGTTTTAACTGTTTAGACGccttattttgtttgtaaaaCACGCACTTGCCACATAGATAAAGAGGTGTGTCTTAGACACGCCCTggaaaggttgagtgtgtaaggTGATTTTAGTCCGTAAAAAGTGTGTAATAGGGATTTGGTCCATAGTTCAGGGGATAACTTATGTATTCTGCCTTTTATAATCGGTTTGATTTGACTTTTCGATTTCGTGTAGTTTTCCGATTCAATTTGAACACCCCTGTACTCGGCAAGAAAGTAGTGGAGAAGAGTAGAGTAGTGGACATTTACACTGTATTTCATAACATAGCAAGTGTTATCTtattgaaaagagaaagaaagtagGTTATGATCACATCTTAAATCGAATGCTCCATTTATGAACTATATCATTTCACTTTTctgttttgtacaaaagaacattaATATTTCATGTGGTAAAAAGAATGAATACTTAAATTTATGAAGTAGCTAGTTGAGTTTAGAAGTAAAAGAATGAGAGGTAAGTAAATAGAGAAATGGCGCCACAGCAAGACCACCCTAAGGTGATGGCTgggctgctgctgctgctgctactagaACTACGAGACGCACCAGCTACGCCAGCTCCTCTACCGATGCCGCCGATGCCGCCTCTTCTTCGAGCAGCGGCAGATGTTAGGAGGAGGCAAATGACAGAAAGTAAAATCACAACCTTCACATTCTTCTTCATTAATTCCTTGTCAGCTAGTTGTTCTGCAGTACTTACTTTCTTGATATGACCTAATTAAttcgttttcttcttccttttatgtttcttttctcttttttcttgtgTGTCCTGTGGATGCGCAAAAGCGAAACGAGTTATGCCCTATTTATATCATACTTCTTAGCTTGAAAAGATAAAGGCAATTCTCTTACAGATTAAACCACGAAGTTTCGTTGACACGCTTAATTCCTATAAAGGTCAAGTATTGAAAAGTATATATTCAAGAGAAGAATATAAGTCAACAAAAGTTTGCTAATAATAGTAGTAATGTTTTAGCTGGCGTTGTTTATTGAAAAGTCAATATTGGGACGACGCTTGTCCGATTATACAAGTTGGAGGCACGGGCACCCACCATAAACTACACTTGACCATTGAaagtcaacaacaacaacaactacccagtataatcccacaagtggggtctagggagggtaatatgtacgcagaccttacccctaccccgaagggtagagagactgtttccaggagaccctcaacTCAAAAAGGTaataggagccgatatattagtaccataaaaatgcataataaaataacagcaatataagagatatgaaatacaaaatacgaaatacgaaatagatggctggtatagtaaaactagcaggtaaagccctgcatcaatagacgaccaatgacattcttagtctaactcctaactagctagtctcactctattgtgctgtagaaatattcacaactttcccctaacctacaaccttaatgttcgacctccataattccctatcaagggtcatgtcctcagtaatcctaagtcgcgtcatgtcctgtctgatcacctctccccaatacttcttaggtcgccctctacctctccgcgtgcccactacagccagtcgctcacacctcctcaccggtgcatcagtgctcctcctctgaatgtgcccgaaccatctgagtcttacttcccgcatcttgtcctccatgggggccacgcccaccttctctcgaatatcttcattcctaatcttatccatccttgtatgcccgcacatccacctcaacatcctcatctctgctactttcatcttctggatgtgtgagttctttaccggccaacattcagttccatataacattgcaggcctaaccactgctctataaaacttaccttttagtaacggtggcactttcttgtcacacaagactcccgatgctaacctccacttcatccaccccacccctatacggtgtgtgacatcctcgtcaatctccccgatcccctgaataaccgatccaaggtacttgaaactacccctcttgggaatgacttgagagtcaagcctcacttcaactcccgcttccgtcggctcaactccaaatttgcactcgaggtattccgtcttcgtcctgctcaacttgaaacctttagactcaagagcatgtctccaaatctctagcctctcgttgacgccgcctcgtgtctcgtcaattagaataatgtcatcagcaaatagcatgcaccatggcacctccccttgaatatgatgagtcagtgcatccatcaccagggcaaataggaatgggctgagcgcagacccttggtgcaaccccgtaataactggaaagtgttcagagtcgcctcctactgtcctaacccgagtcttagctccagcatacatgtctttaatcaccctaatatagtcaaccgggacccctttatcctctaagcagctccataagacctccctaggaaccctatcgtacgctttctccagatcaataaacaccatgtggagatccttcttcctatccctatactgttccaccatcctcctaataaggtgaatagcttctgtggtagatcaccccggcatgaacccgaactggttgtctgaaatagacaccgtccttcgcactctcatttctaccactctctcccaaactttcatggtatgacttagtaatttgatgcccctatagttgttacagctctgtacatcacctttgttcttatacaacgggaccattgtactccacctccactcttcaggcatcctattagtcttgagtATAACACTAAACAATTATACTGAACATTGAAAGCCAGTATAATTAATCTCACAATGTTTTATTTCTCAACACGTGTATTCATTACATTTTTGAGGTTGTAAGCGGCATGATATACTTCTCCATATTGTCATTACACATGCTTGCTGCTAACTGTATTGCAACTACTTTTCAGACGGAAGATTTCCTTCTATATACAATTTTGTCGACCTACTTTTCCTATTAGATTACCTTACCAAGTGTAGATAGCAAAGCTCCCGCTGGTTCTTTTTCAGATATAACAGGAGTGTGATTTTACAGGAATATATTATTAGTTTGATAAATTGTAATCAGGATGTCGTCAACCTTAAAGTGTTCATAATGGGTATCAACTACCAATCTAATATGCATGGTTGCCAACAATAGTACTACAGACAGAGTACAACCTGTATAAGTAGTTTGttataggaggtaaaatttcTTTAAATATATAGTACTATGTGCCAAAAGCCTAGAAGTTTTACTACGAAATTGGATGCGCACGTtgtgtaaaaatagcacgggctagcccaTTTTTGGAttggtcattgaaaaatagctaatATTTGCAAAgctattgaaaaatagccactttttTGCTGCAATATGAAaggttccagcataatatattggagattggagcacatgtgtatgaacttccagcatattattctggaccggtatattatattggaactccagtatattatgctggaagcccagtatacttatgttggaactccagtataatatactggagttccggtATACTTATGCtagaatatttttcggattttaaatagtttttttgttcaaatttatttttacatgaaaagtggttaaatttcgattactttagAAATGACCGCTTATAAATTTTAAATTTCTCTCGCACGTGGTCCCTCTATCTGTATTTGCAGCCATTGGGTCTCTTTCACGTCAAAGCCCATCAATTTCCATTTATTCCTCAAAGCCGCGTAGGTGGATCCATCACTTTCACCAATTGTACATTCTGCCCGGTTTCTTTTTCATTGAGATAGAATTAACATGGATAGTGACTATTCAAGGTACCTATTTCAACTTGTTTGAAGTTGAATTTGAGGCGTAGATTTTATAatttactgttgttgctgttaaATTACAACCCTTCATTCTTCCCCGCACTCTATTTATATCTATCAATAGCCTATTTTCTGCAAGTTGCATCATTATCGTTTGGTATAATATACTTATAAGAATTATGGTAATTGGATAACTTTTTATCCAATATTTGGTTTAAATTTTGAATCACGTATAACTAATCCTTGTATAAAGTTATACACCAATTTTGGTTTAACTTCATACTATTATCAATATGGAATAACTAATCCATGTATAActtaaacatgaaaaaaaaaaaaatcaaaattatccGTGTCCTTTTCCTAGAAGCCAATAAAAGTCAAGCATCCAAGGGTATAATTGTAAACTCATTGCTTttcaatatattattttttaaatagtaTCTTGTACAATATTTAATTTTAGTGCAATCCACCAAACATCCAACAATAAATAATCTTTGTATAACTAATCCATGTATTACTAATCCCTATATTATAATTGTTTGTTTGATtggttttaaaaataattattgtcCGAACATTCAATTATGTGACAAAATCACTGGGCATTGTTTTGAGAAAGCGACTGTTACATAACTATCCATGATCTTTATTTATGAGCTCCAGTTCTCTACTAACCTTTAAGGCATTTATTCCATGTAATCCAGAGTGTAGTCACAAGCATTAGACGCAACAAGAAAAAATGGTAGGTTCATGTAAAATTCAGTGAGAACTAATATTTTCAGAGTAACGTATACAAAAATTTATATATCTGTTGTTACAAGGACCTCAACCtgagttaaaataaataaaaaataaaaagtgggggCCTTAGCTTCTCCTGCCACTTTCTGCCTGcagaaatggagaagaaaaatccTCCACAGAATCCACTCTTTAGATGTTTAATGTACAACACACACTCCACATCAAGAGGATCCCATATACTCATTCTGGAGCTTGCTTCATTCCCCCCAGACCTTCAAAAAGAACATGGGAACCTTAATTGTTTGCGGAATGCAGGATTATCTCTTTGGTGAATGTCAACATCATTAAAACAACTACGTGGAAGCTTAACCGAGGAATATTTCAGAACTGATGCCAATTTCTCCTTCTGGAGGTCGTTTCCTCCCCGTAATCAATCAAATTAATACAGCTATGTCTAACCAATCACTTGAATCTAATTCAACCtttaaaaaatccaaaattaaTTCACAAGCAATCTGATACTGAGGGAGAGAGGCAAAAGGTAGGCACTTTGCAGTGAGAAGATCACCCATCCATTCATTCATACATCACTTACCGCCCTTCATATGTAGGTTTCTCATCCCGACATTGACCGTTTCCACACCAGATTCACTCTTCACCTCTGTTTGGTTTAGACTTTTAACGTTGAGCCATGGGTGTTGCAAGCACTGGTGAGCCGTTGGTCGATTCTCTGGCTCAAAATCAAGAAGGGGACAAAGAAATTTGGCAAATTCATGGGCATCAATTTCATAAAATCGAAATTTGTCAATAAGTAACTTTTCTAAAGACCCGTGCTTCAGCCTCCGGATCCTCTTCAAATCTCCATATTTGTCAAAGTAATCTTTAGAGCGAGCCCCACCATTGGCTATCTGCTTTACCAACAGTTTTTATAAGATATAATATTAACGATTACTTCTCAAAAGAATTCTTACAGGGTCACGAAAGCAAAACAATGCGCTCACCTTCCGGGGCATCTTTCCTAGAAGCTCCATCATCATAGCAAGGTGATCCTGGAACCAAAAAAGATACTAagaaatacatacaagtgctgctTGTGAAAAACTTTTGACTGTGCAATAAAATCCATTGGATAACTCCACTTCACATGTACAAAAAAAGCTGATCTTAGATCAAAATAAACTTCGTAAACATGTCTAATATAAAGTGAGGGCCTTCCGCCCACTCCAACAATCCAGTGGTCCCCCAGTTCTCCTAGTTAAGAAGACGGATAACATTGAAACAAAAGGAACCGAGCACGATAGTAACACCGAAAGAACGGGGCCAAAAAAGGGATAGATGAATTTTTCCTACCTCATCTTCACTGAAACCTTGTCCACCTTTGGGTGTGAACATCATCTCCCCAGTAGCAAGCTCAAATACAATACAAGCAAAAGACCACATGTCAGCAGAGAATGAATATCCAGACTGAAGTATAACTTCTGGAGCTCTATACTGCCGTGTTTGAATTTCTTGTGCAAACTGCTTGTCAGCCCAGCATGCATTTCCAAAATCCACAACTTTGCACCTTATGTCAATTCCATCAAGACTTCTATTTGCTTTCGCAACTCCGCCCACCCCACCCATTGAAGCTCGTCTATTAGATATCCTGGCTGCTGCCCTCCTTGCCCTTTGTTTTAGCTTTTTCTCAATAATATTCATTGTTGCTCCTCCATTTGGGATCCCTTCAGGCCTTTCAAGTATCGGCGCCATTCCCGATCTAATTGGATCCTTTGTGGTATTAATCGTGGAAAGTAAAAGAACATTTTCAAGTTTTAGATCTGTATGAATAAGTCCAAGTTCCCTGTGCAAATAATCTAGACCAGTTAGAATGCACTGGCATATTTC contains:
- the LOC104214693 gene encoding uncharacterized protein, with product MSCSPSSSSASEDEDEGMDSYRKGGYHAVRIGDSFSGGRYIAQRKLGWGEFSTVWLAYDTRSSGFVALKIQKSAPQFAQAALHEIEILSAIADGDPSNSKYVVRLIDHFKHTGPNGQHLCMVLEFLGDSLLHLVKYNRYKGLELNRVREICQCILTGLDYLHRELGLIHTDLKLENVLLLSTINTTKDPIRSGMAPILERPEGIPNGGATMNIIEKKLKQRARRAAARISNRRASMGGVGGVAKANRSLDGIDIRCKVVDFGNACWADKQFAQEIQTRQYRAPEVILQSGYSFSADMWSFACIVFELATGEMMFTPKGGQGFSEDEDHLAMMMELLGKMPRKIANGGARSKDYFDKYGDLKRIRRLKHGSLEKLLIDKFRFYEIDAHEFAKFLCPLLDFEPENRPTAHQCLQHPWLNVKSLNQTEVKSESGVETVNVGMRNLHMKGGK